In Vibrio hippocampi, a single genomic region encodes these proteins:
- a CDS encoding HAD family hydrolase, with protein sequence MTATNPIQCVIFDCDGTLIDSERLCLQALVQTLAEVGTKIDYEALKRDYQGIKIHIVLGSLVEDKNVIAGDGMEQLIARYRVISNELFTRYLTTMDGVEVLLESLIAKGIKICIASNAPHEKMQVTLPLTNLDRYFEGTVFSAFDAQAWKPDPKMLEYVMDKMQVKAEQCLFIDDSIVGVQAGVSAGIKTLYFAHDEDPDNPCTIDSPNLVRIEHLGELENHLSL encoded by the coding sequence GTGACAGCAACCAATCCGATCCAGTGCGTCATCTTTGATTGTGACGGTACATTAATTGACAGTGAGCGTCTCTGTTTACAAGCGCTAGTGCAAACCCTTGCCGAGGTCGGAACCAAAATCGACTACGAAGCGCTAAAGCGTGACTACCAAGGCATCAAAATACATATTGTGTTGGGCAGTTTAGTTGAAGACAAAAACGTGATAGCAGGGGACGGGATGGAACAGTTAATCGCCCGCTATCGAGTGATAAGCAACGAACTCTTTACTCGTTACCTGACAACGATGGACGGCGTTGAAGTATTACTTGAGAGCTTGATAGCGAAAGGCATCAAGATCTGTATCGCTTCCAACGCGCCTCACGAAAAGATGCAGGTGACGCTGCCCTTGACCAACCTCGACCGTTACTTTGAAGGGACGGTATTCAGTGCATTTGATGCTCAAGCCTGGAAACCTGACCCCAAAATGCTCGAGTACGTGATGGATAAAATGCAGGTAAAAGCAGAGCAGTGCCTGTTTATTGATGATTCAATCGTGGGTGTTCAAGCTGGTGTGTCTGCTGGAATTAAGACGCTCTATTTTGCCCATGATGAAGACCCGGATAATCCCTGTACTATCGACAGTCCCAACCTGGTGAGAATTGAACACTTAGGTGAACTAGAAAATCATCTAAGCCTATAA
- the pykF gene encoding pyruvate kinase PykF, which translates to MKKTKIVCTIGPKTESVEKLTELVNAGMNVMRLNFSHGNFEEHAARIDNYREVMANTGKQLAILLDTKGPEIRTIKLEGGNDVDLVAGQEFTFTTDASVVGNKDIVAVTYTGFANDLTAGNTILVDDGLIEMEVISTTETEVKCKVLNNGALGENKGVNLPGVSVQLPALSEKDKADLKFGCEQGVDFVAASFIRKEEDVKEIRTLLDANGGENIHIISKIENQEGVDNFDAILEASDGIMVARGDLGVEIPAEEVIFAQKMMIEKCNRARKMVITATQMLDSMIQNPRPTRAEAGDVANAVMDGTDAVMLSGETAKGKYPVEAVTIMAQICARTDGALKAELGSRLDSPRLRITEAVCKGAVDTAEKLAAPLIVVATEAGKSARSVRKYFPTANIIAVTTNTKTAAQLVLTKGVTPVVVDSINSTDAFYVTGKEIALETGLGKKGDIVVMVSGALVASGTTNTASVHVL; encoded by the coding sequence ATGAAAAAGACCAAAATCGTATGTACGATTGGCCCAAAAACTGAATCTGTAGAGAAGCTAACTGAACTTGTAAACGCTGGCATGAATGTTATGCGTCTTAACTTCTCTCACGGTAACTTTGAAGAGCACGCTGCGCGTATCGACAACTACCGTGAAGTTATGGCTAACACTGGCAAGCAGCTAGCTATCCTTCTAGATACTAAAGGTCCAGAAATTCGTACTATCAAACTAGAAGGCGGCAACGACGTTGATCTAGTGGCTGGTCAAGAGTTCACTTTCACAACTGACGCTTCAGTTGTAGGTAACAAAGATATCGTTGCTGTCACTTACACAGGTTTCGCAAACGACCTGACAGCAGGCAACACTATCCTAGTTGATGATGGTCTAATCGAGATGGAAGTTATCTCAACGACTGAAACTGAAGTTAAGTGTAAAGTTCTTAACAACGGTGCTCTAGGTGAAAACAAAGGTGTTAACCTTCCTGGCGTTTCTGTTCAACTTCCTGCGCTATCTGAAAAAGATAAAGCTGACCTTAAATTTGGTTGTGAGCAAGGCGTTGACTTCGTTGCTGCTTCTTTCATCCGTAAAGAAGAAGACGTTAAAGAAATCCGTACTCTTCTAGATGCGAACGGTGGCGAAAACATCCACATCATCTCTAAGATCGAAAACCAAGAAGGTGTTGATAACTTCGACGCTATTCTAGAAGCTTCTGACGGTATCATGGTTGCTCGTGGTGACCTAGGTGTTGAGATCCCAGCTGAAGAAGTTATCTTCGCTCAGAAAATGATGATTGAGAAGTGTAACCGTGCTCGTAAGATGGTTATCACTGCAACTCAAATGCTAGATTCTATGATCCAAAACCCACGCCCAACTCGTGCTGAAGCTGGCGACGTTGCGAACGCGGTTATGGACGGTACTGATGCAGTTATGCTTTCTGGCGAAACTGCAAAAGGTAAGTACCCTGTTGAAGCAGTCACTATCATGGCTCAAATCTGTGCTCGTACAGATGGCGCTCTAAAAGCTGAGCTAGGTTCTCGTCTAGACAGCCCACGCCTACGCATCACTGAAGCAGTATGTAAAGGCGCTGTAGACACAGCTGAAAAACTAGCGGCTCCACTGATCGTTGTAGCCACTGAAGCGGGTAAATCTGCACGTTCTGTACGTAAGTACTTCCCAACGGCAAACATCATCGCTGTAACAACTAACACTAAGACAGCTGCTCAGCTTGTTCTTACTAAAGGTGTTACTCCAGTTGTTGTTGATTCAATCAACAGCACTGATGCTTTCTACGTAACAGGTAAAGAGATCGCTCTTGAAACTGGTCTAGGTAAGAAAGGCGACATCGTAGTAATGGTTTCTGGTGCTCTAGTGGCATCTGGTACAACAAACACTGCATCTGTACACGTACTATAA
- the relA gene encoding GTP diphosphokinase has protein sequence MVAVRSAHLNPDEKFDLDKWIASLKQEKGTAKRLKEVYQRCAQVLDGNEQGNLLLWRGREMIEILVTLSMDKATLVAALLYPLVAEGAYPQEQLEEDHGKAIIKMIDGVAEMAAIGQLNVTLDGSEASGQVDNVRRMLLAMVDDFRCVVIKLAERISNLREVKDESDEVRRAAAKECANIYAPLANRLGIGQLKWEIEDYAFRYQHPQTYKQIAKQLSERRIVREQYIKDFVDDLTAEMQASSILAEVSGRPKHIYSIWRKMQKKGLAFDELFDVRAVRIIAERLQDCYAALGIVHTKYKHLPSEFDDYVANPKPNGYQSIHTVILGPEGKTIEIQIRTKQMHEDSELGVAAHWKYKEGASSGRSGYDEKITWLRKLLDWQEEMSDSGEMLDELRSQVFDDRVYAFTPRGDVVDLPMGATPLDFAYHIHSEVGHRCIGAKVAGRIVPFTHKLTMGDQVEIITAKEPNPSRDWLNPSLGFVHSGRARAKINAWFRKQSREKNLEAGKEILESELHKIGATLKDAEQYALKRFNVNTPDELYVGVGSGDLRINQVINHINALVNKPTAEEEDQQALEKLQESGTKNTSQSRPHKDAVVVEGVDNLMTHLARCCQPIPGDQIKGYITQGRGISVHRADCEQLDELSHHAPERIIDTVWGSGFVGSYILTIRVEALERGGLLKDVTTLLTNEKVKVVTMKSRSDYKRQLTIMDFDLEVNNIEILSRVITRVEQIKDVMSVKRLG, from the coding sequence ATGGTTGCGGTTAGAAGCGCACATTTAAATCCGGATGAAAAGTTCGATTTAGACAAGTGGATAGCATCTCTGAAGCAGGAAAAGGGCACAGCGAAAAGGCTCAAAGAAGTTTACCAGCGGTGTGCTCAGGTTCTCGACGGGAATGAACAAGGCAATTTACTGCTTTGGCGTGGTCGGGAGATGATAGAAATCCTAGTCACTCTGTCTATGGACAAAGCAACGTTGGTGGCGGCGTTACTTTATCCGCTGGTGGCTGAGGGCGCGTATCCACAAGAACAGCTAGAAGAAGATCACGGTAAAGCTATCATCAAGATGATTGATGGTGTAGCAGAAATGGCGGCTATCGGGCAGTTGAACGTGACCCTCGATGGTTCAGAGGCTTCAGGGCAAGTGGATAATGTGCGTCGCATGTTATTGGCGATGGTGGATGATTTTCGCTGTGTGGTCATTAAGTTGGCTGAGCGCATAAGTAATCTGCGAGAAGTCAAAGATGAATCGGATGAAGTGCGCAGAGCCGCAGCGAAAGAGTGTGCCAATATCTACGCACCGCTCGCGAACCGTCTTGGTATCGGTCAGTTAAAGTGGGAAATTGAAGACTACGCTTTTCGCTACCAACACCCGCAAACCTACAAGCAGATTGCGAAACAACTTTCCGAACGTCGAATCGTCCGTGAACAGTACATTAAAGATTTTGTCGATGACTTAACTGCCGAAATGCAAGCTTCAAGCATTCTTGCCGAAGTGAGTGGTCGACCTAAGCACATCTACAGCATCTGGCGCAAAATGCAGAAAAAAGGTCTCGCCTTTGATGAACTATTTGATGTGCGCGCAGTACGAATTATTGCTGAGCGACTTCAGGATTGTTACGCCGCACTAGGGATAGTTCATACCAAATATAAGCACTTACCTAGTGAGTTTGACGACTACGTTGCCAACCCAAAACCTAACGGCTATCAATCGATCCATACTGTGATCCTTGGTCCAGAAGGTAAAACCATTGAGATCCAGATCCGCACCAAACAGATGCACGAAGACTCTGAATTAGGGGTGGCCGCGCACTGGAAATATAAAGAAGGTGCGAGCTCTGGTCGCAGCGGCTACGACGAGAAAATTACTTGGCTGCGTAAACTGCTTGATTGGCAAGAAGAGATGTCAGACTCGGGCGAAATGCTCGATGAACTTCGTAGTCAGGTATTTGATGATCGAGTTTATGCCTTCACCCCGCGTGGTGATGTCGTTGATTTACCAATGGGCGCAACACCGCTTGATTTTGCTTACCATATTCACTCAGAAGTCGGACATCGCTGTATTGGAGCCAAAGTGGCAGGACGTATCGTGCCCTTTACTCACAAACTGACCATGGGTGATCAGGTAGAGATTATTACCGCCAAAGAACCAAACCCGTCTCGCGACTGGCTAAACCCCTCTTTAGGATTTGTTCACTCCGGTCGTGCCCGCGCCAAGATCAATGCGTGGTTCAGAAAGCAGAGCCGAGAGAAGAACCTAGAAGCCGGTAAAGAAATCCTCGAATCGGAACTGCATAAGATAGGGGCAACACTCAAAGATGCTGAGCAGTATGCCCTCAAGCGTTTCAACGTCAATACGCCAGATGAACTGTATGTTGGTGTGGGTAGCGGTGACCTGCGTATTAATCAGGTTATCAACCATATTAATGCGCTGGTGAATAAGCCGACGGCTGAAGAAGAAGACCAGCAAGCGTTGGAGAAACTGCAAGAATCGGGCACTAAGAATACCAGTCAAAGTCGTCCTCACAAAGATGCGGTTGTCGTAGAAGGGGTTGATAACCTGATGACTCACCTTGCGCGCTGTTGTCAGCCTATTCCTGGTGATCAGATTAAGGGTTACATTACCCAAGGGCGCGGTATTTCGGTTCACCGAGCGGATTGTGAACAGCTCGATGAACTCAGTCATCATGCGCCTGAACGTATCATTGATACTGTTTGGGGCAGTGGTTTTGTCGGTTCTTATATTCTGACGATTCGTGTAGAAGCCCTTGAACGAGGTGGCTTACTTAAAGATGTCACCACACTGCTGACGAATGAGAAAGTCAAAGTCGTGACCATGAAGAGCCGGAGTGACTACAAGCGACAGTTAACGATTATGGACTTTGATCTCGAGGTCAATAATATAGAAATTCTGTCTCGCGTGATCACTCGTGTTGAGCAAATTAAAGATGTGATGAGCGTTAAGCGCCTCGGCTAG
- the eno gene encoding phosphopyruvate hydratase, with the protein MSKIVKVLGREIIDSRGNPTVEAEVHLEGGFVGMAAAPSGASTGSREALELRDGDKARFLGKGVLKAVEAVNGAIAEALVGQDAKAQADVDQVMIDLDGTENKSKFGANAILAVSLANAKAAAAAKGMPLFEHIAELNGTAGVFSMPLPMMNIINGGEHADNNVDIQEFMIQPVGAKTLKEGLRIGAEVFHNLAKVLKSKGYSTAVGDEGGFAPNLKSNAEALEVIAEAVAAAGYELGKDVTLAMDCAASEFFDKEAGIYNMKGEGKTFTSEEFNHYLAELASKFPIVSIEDGLDESDWDGFKHQTELLGDKLQLVGDDLFVTNTKILAEGIEKGVANSILIKFNQIGSLTETLAAIKMAKDAGYTAVISHRSGETEDATIADLAVGTAAGQIKTGSMSRSDRVAKYNQLIRIEEALGAKAPYNGLKEVKGQA; encoded by the coding sequence ATGTCTAAGATCGTTAAAGTTCTAGGTCGTGAAATCATCGACTCACGTGGTAACCCAACTGTAGAAGCTGAAGTACACCTAGAAGGTGGTTTCGTAGGTATGGCTGCTGCTCCATCTGGTGCATCTACTGGTTCTCGTGAGGCGCTTGAGCTACGCGACGGCGACAAAGCACGTTTCCTAGGTAAAGGTGTTCTTAAAGCTGTTGAAGCTGTTAACGGTGCAATCGCAGAAGCTCTAGTGGGTCAAGATGCGAAAGCTCAAGCTGACGTTGACCAAGTGATGATCGACCTTGACGGTACTGAGAACAAGTCAAAGTTCGGTGCTAACGCAATCCTAGCGGTATCTCTAGCGAACGCTAAAGCGGCAGCAGCGGCTAAAGGCATGCCTTTGTTCGAGCACATCGCTGAGCTAAACGGCACTGCAGGCGTATTCTCTATGCCTCTACCAATGATGAACATCATCAACGGTGGTGAGCACGCAGATAACAACGTTGATATCCAAGAGTTCATGATCCAACCTGTTGGCGCTAAGACTCTTAAAGAAGGTCTACGTATCGGTGCAGAAGTATTCCACAACCTAGCTAAAGTTCTTAAGTCTAAAGGCTACAGCACTGCAGTTGGTGACGAAGGTGGTTTCGCTCCTAACCTTAAGTCTAACGCAGAAGCTCTAGAAGTTATCGCAGAAGCGGTTGCAGCTGCTGGTTACGAACTAGGTAAAGATGTAACTCTTGCTATGGACTGTGCAGCATCTGAGTTCTTCGACAAAGAAGCTGGCATCTACAACATGAAGGGCGAAGGTAAAACTTTCACTTCTGAAGAGTTCAACCACTACCTAGCTGAGCTAGCGAGCAAGTTCCCAATCGTTTCTATCGAAGACGGTTTGGACGAGTCAGATTGGGATGGCTTCAAGCACCAAACTGAACTACTAGGCGACAAGCTTCAACTAGTTGGTGACGATCTATTCGTTACTAACACTAAGATCCTTGCAGAAGGTATCGAGAAAGGCGTAGCTAACTCTATCCTTATCAAGTTCAACCAAATCGGTTCTCTAACTGAGACTCTAGCTGCTATCAAGATGGCTAAAGACGCAGGTTACACAGCAGTAATCTCTCACCGTTCAGGCGAAACTGAAGATGCAACTATCGCTGATCTAGCGGTAGGTACTGCTGCAGGTCAAATCAAGACGGGTTCTATGAGCCGTTCTGACCGTGTTGCTAAGTACAACCAGCTAATTCGTATCGAAGAAGCGCTAGGTGCTAAAGCACCATACAATGGTCTAAAAGAAGTGAAAGGCCAAGCTTAA
- a CDS encoding CTP synthase gives MTTNYIFVTGGVVSSLGKGIAAASLAAILEARGLKVTMMKLDPYINVDPGTMSPIQHGEVFVTEDGAETDLDLGHYERFIRTKMSKRNNFTAGRVYADVLRKERRGDYLGATIQVIPHITNEIKDRVIDGAEGHDIAIVEVGGTVGDIESLPFMEAIRQLAVELGRERAMFMHLTLVPYLAAAGEVKTKPTQHSVKELLSIGIQPDILICRSDRVVPANERRKIALFCNVQEKAVISMKDVDSIYKIPQLVKSQGLDDLVCTRFGIKAPEADLSEWEQVIYEEANPTGEVTIGMVGKYIELPDAYKSVNEALKHAGLKNRLNVNIKYVDSQDVESKGEEALVGLDAILVPGGFGDRGVEGKIRAAQYARENKIPYLGICLGMQVALIEYARNVAGMKGAHSTEFNKETKYPVVGLITEWVDGEGKVEERTETSDLGGTMRLGSQLCHLEKGTKAYEMYGSEQIHERHRHRYEVNNVLRPKIEKAGLKVSGLSADKKLVEVIENPAHPFFVAAQFHPEFTSTPRDGHPLFSGFVKAAGEFQSGKLEK, from the coding sequence ATGACAACAAATTACATTTTTGTTACTGGCGGGGTTGTATCCTCTCTAGGTAAAGGTATTGCAGCAGCATCATTGGCCGCAATTTTAGAAGCTCGTGGTCTTAAAGTGACCATGATGAAGCTTGACCCTTACATCAACGTTGATCCGGGTACAATGAGCCCGATTCAGCACGGAGAAGTTTTTGTTACTGAAGATGGCGCAGAGACAGACCTTGACTTAGGTCACTATGAGCGTTTCATCCGTACCAAAATGTCCAAGCGCAACAACTTCACCGCAGGTCGTGTTTATGCCGACGTTCTACGTAAAGAGCGTCGCGGTGACTACCTAGGTGCAACCATTCAGGTTATCCCTCATATCACTAACGAAATCAAAGATCGTGTTATCGATGGCGCAGAAGGTCATGATATCGCTATCGTTGAAGTTGGCGGTACAGTGGGTGATATCGAGTCATTGCCATTTATGGAAGCGATTCGTCAACTAGCCGTTGAGCTAGGCCGAGAGCGTGCGATGTTTATGCACCTGACACTCGTTCCTTATCTAGCCGCTGCGGGCGAAGTGAAAACTAAGCCAACGCAACACTCGGTAAAAGAACTGCTTTCTATCGGTATCCAGCCAGATATTCTGATTTGTCGTAGCGACCGCGTGGTCCCTGCAAACGAACGTCGCAAGATCGCACTTTTCTGTAACGTACAGGAAAAAGCGGTTATCTCAATGAAAGACGTTGATTCCATCTATAAGATCCCTCAGCTAGTGAAATCACAAGGTCTTGATGATCTTGTTTGTACTCGTTTTGGTATTAAAGCACCAGAAGCGGATCTTTCTGAGTGGGAGCAAGTTATCTATGAAGAAGCGAATCCGACTGGTGAAGTCACGATTGGTATGGTCGGTAAATACATCGAATTACCAGATGCTTACAAGTCGGTTAACGAAGCATTGAAACATGCAGGCTTGAAAAATCGCCTAAACGTTAATATTAAGTATGTAGATTCACAAGATGTGGAGTCTAAGGGCGAAGAAGCGCTTGTAGGTCTTGATGCGATTCTTGTTCCTGGTGGCTTCGGTGACCGTGGTGTTGAAGGTAAGATCCGTGCAGCACAATATGCGCGTGAAAATAAGATCCCTTACCTAGGTATCTGTCTAGGCATGCAAGTGGCACTTATTGAGTATGCTCGCAACGTTGCTGGCATGAAAGGCGCACATTCAACAGAATTTAACAAAGAGACCAAATACCCTGTGGTAGGCTTGATCACCGAATGGGTTGATGGCGAAGGTAAAGTGGAAGAGCGCACCGAAACCTCAGATCTTGGTGGTACCATGCGTCTAGGTTCGCAACTTTGCCACTTAGAGAAAGGCACTAAAGCTTACGAGATGTACGGTAGCGAGCAAATTCATGAGCGTCACCGTCACCGTTACGAAGTCAATAACGTACTTCGTCCGAAGATCGAAAAAGCAGGATTAAAAGTTTCTGGTTTGTCAGCAGACAAGAAACTGGTTGAAGTAATTGAGAACCCAGCTCACCCATTCTTTGTGGCAGCTCAGTTCCACCCTGAATTTACTTCAACACCTCGCGACGGCCACCCTCTATTTAGCGGCTTTGTTAAAGCGGCGGGTGAGTTCCAAAGCGGAAAATTAGAGAAGTAA
- the rlmD gene encoding 23S rRNA (uracil(1939)-C(5))-methyltransferase RlmD produces the protein MARFFKPTKKTSFSSKHQEMMIERMDHQGAGIAYQNKKPVFIEGAIEGEKVLAQLTESKSKFAKAQLIKVLQASETRVEPFCPHYEQCGGCNQQHLNNDAQREYKQQALSQLMSKFANQTLTLSPSIESQDKAYRRRARLSIKLNKKNRQLVMGFRRKRSNELVDINHCPVLLDSLNARIPELREILTQFSNPAALGHIELVQADNTSVVVLRHTQKLSEKDLQSLTSYSEKNQICLYLMPEAGQLQHVTGEQPYYSELGLALPFLPSHFIQVNQEINKKMVAQAMAWLSPQSQDRVLDLFCGLGNFTLPLAQVCQKVVGVEGVQDMVDWASHNALHNQLFNVEFYQANLEQDWQDLVWTREQFDKILLDPARAGASGIIDKVSQLGASRVLYVSCNPATLARDSQSLIEQGYQLVKLGMLDMFPHTSHLESMALFEK, from the coding sequence ATGGCACGTTTTTTTAAACCCACCAAGAAAACCTCTTTTTCTAGTAAGCATCAAGAAATGATGATTGAGCGTATGGATCATCAAGGAGCAGGCATCGCTTATCAGAATAAAAAGCCAGTTTTTATTGAAGGGGCAATAGAAGGTGAGAAGGTACTTGCGCAGTTAACCGAGAGTAAAAGTAAATTTGCCAAAGCGCAGTTGATTAAGGTGCTTCAAGCATCGGAGACGCGCGTTGAGCCATTTTGCCCTCATTACGAACAGTGTGGAGGCTGTAACCAGCAACACTTGAATAATGACGCTCAACGGGAGTATAAGCAGCAGGCGCTGAGTCAGTTGATGAGCAAGTTTGCTAACCAAACGCTGACGTTGTCCCCTTCAATTGAGTCCCAAGACAAAGCCTATCGCCGTCGTGCTCGTTTAAGTATCAAATTGAACAAGAAAAACCGTCAATTGGTAATGGGATTCCGTCGTAAACGCAGTAACGAGTTGGTGGACATTAATCACTGCCCAGTGTTACTTGATTCATTAAATGCGCGCATCCCTGAATTGCGAGAGATACTCACTCAATTCTCTAATCCAGCCGCTTTGGGGCACATAGAGCTAGTTCAAGCCGACAACACATCGGTTGTGGTGCTGAGACATACGCAAAAACTGTCAGAAAAAGACCTGCAATCGCTGACCTCATATTCTGAAAAGAATCAGATCTGCTTGTATTTGATGCCTGAGGCAGGTCAGTTGCAGCATGTTACCGGTGAGCAGCCTTATTATTCGGAATTAGGGTTGGCGTTGCCATTTCTACCCTCACACTTTATTCAAGTGAATCAAGAGATTAATAAGAAGATGGTGGCGCAGGCGATGGCGTGGCTTAGCCCACAATCGCAAGATAGAGTGCTAGATTTATTCTGCGGACTTGGTAATTTCACCTTGCCATTGGCACAGGTTTGTCAAAAAGTGGTCGGTGTTGAAGGTGTGCAAGACATGGTCGATTGGGCAAGTCATAATGCGCTTCACAACCAACTGTTTAACGTCGAGTTTTATCAAGCGAACCTTGAACAAGATTGGCAAGATCTCGTTTGGACCCGCGAACAATTCGATAAAATACTGCTCGATCCCGCCCGTGCAGGGGCAAGCGGTATTATTGACAAAGTCTCACAGTTGGGAGCCTCAAGAGTGCTTTATGTTTCTTGTAATCCTGCTACTCTAGCCAGAGACAGTCAAAGCCTGATTGAACAAGGTTATCAATTGGTGAAACTGGGAATGTTAGATATGTTTCCACACACCAGTCACTTAGAATCTATGGCGCTGTTTGAGAAATAA
- the mazG gene encoding nucleoside triphosphate pyrophosphohydrolase, with product MSQAVHQLLNIMSQLRDPEQGCPWDKKQTFETIVPYTIEETFEVADAIHNQDWVNLQEELGDLLFQVIFYSQMAKEQQLFDFEDVVEGLNNKLTRRHPHVFSDVEFDDEASIQANWEAEKRKEKTALGKTEQSILDSIPNSLPALSKANKIQKRCAKYGFDWDTLEPVIDKVKEELEEVRVEAIQSPISDDKVQEEVGDLLFAAVNLARHLGQDPETALSQANNKFMRRFKGVECKAAQQGGALTDYSLAQLDGFWDQVKQEEKQDKT from the coding sequence ATGAGCCAAGCCGTTCACCAACTGCTGAACATCATGAGCCAACTGCGCGATCCAGAGCAAGGTTGCCCTTGGGATAAAAAACAGACTTTTGAGACGATTGTGCCTTATACGATTGAAGAGACGTTTGAGGTTGCGGATGCCATACACAATCAGGATTGGGTCAACCTGCAAGAGGAGTTAGGTGATCTATTATTCCAAGTCATTTTTTATAGTCAGATGGCGAAAGAGCAGCAGTTATTTGATTTTGAAGACGTTGTTGAGGGCTTAAATAACAAGCTGACTCGACGTCATCCACATGTATTCTCTGACGTGGAGTTTGATGACGAAGCGTCGATTCAAGCCAATTGGGAAGCGGAAAAACGGAAAGAAAAAACCGCATTAGGTAAAACCGAGCAAAGTATTCTAGACTCTATACCAAACTCTCTTCCAGCCCTCTCTAAAGCGAATAAAATCCAGAAACGTTGTGCCAAATATGGGTTTGATTGGGATACGCTGGAACCTGTGATTGATAAGGTCAAGGAAGAGTTGGAAGAGGTTCGGGTCGAAGCAATCCAATCACCAATCTCTGACGATAAAGTACAGGAAGAAGTGGGTGACTTGCTATTTGCTGCTGTGAATCTTGCGAGACACTTGGGGCAGGACCCGGAGACAGCGTTGAGTCAGGCAAATAATAAGTTTATGCGCCGCTTCAAAGGCGTCGAATGTAAAGCGGCACAACAGGGTGGAGCGTTGACGGACTATAGCTTAGCGCAGTTAGATGGTTTCTGGGATCAGGTGAAGCAAGAGGAAAAGCAGGACAAAACGTGA
- a CDS encoding GntR family transcriptional regulator: MRYIVSSPTLTDKVAKQICQDILSGELKPNQKLVVSDLKEKYDVGASPIREALIQLSWIKYVKLEPQKGCWVAPISKLELYDLYESLKIVSSVLLEKSIREGSESWELEILTEYHKLSRFKFQGDNFNWQDWEERQEAFYTSLLKGCFSKNMLQFFDDIIRQIKRYRSISLSYSPMNFEQMFQIEQHEKIMKLTLDKDYEGAKQQLESYLTSMMKEIEPTVDNIEMA; this comes from the coding sequence GTGAGGTATATTGTGTCAAGTCCAACATTGACAGATAAGGTAGCAAAGCAGATTTGCCAAGACATCTTGTCTGGGGAACTCAAACCTAATCAAAAGCTTGTCGTATCAGATCTTAAAGAGAAATACGATGTTGGTGCCTCACCTATTCGAGAAGCTCTCATTCAACTATCTTGGATTAAGTACGTAAAACTTGAGCCACAGAAAGGATGCTGGGTCGCACCAATCTCCAAGTTGGAACTCTACGATTTATATGAGAGCCTCAAAATCGTTTCTTCTGTGTTACTAGAAAAATCCATTCGTGAAGGCAGTGAAAGTTGGGAGCTTGAAATTCTGACGGAATACCACAAACTGTCTCGCTTTAAATTTCAAGGCGATAACTTCAACTGGCAGGATTGGGAAGAGAGACAAGAAGCCTTCTATACGTCACTGCTCAAAGGCTGTTTCTCAAAGAATATGCTGCAATTTTTTGACGATATCATCCGTCAAATCAAACGCTATCGTAGCATTTCTTTAAGTTATTCACCGATGAACTTCGAACAGATGTTCCAAATTGAGCAGCACGAGAAAATCATGAAACTAACGCTCGATAAAGACTATGAAGGTGCGAAACAGCAACTCGAGAGTTATCTAACAAGCATGATGAAAGAGATTGAACCGACGGTAGACAATATCGAAATGGCGTAA